In Scytonema millei VB511283, a single window of DNA contains:
- a CDS encoding DMT family transporter, which yields MYLIMVLVAAFAYTLGGMYMKLSKGLSELVPSLLVYFFLIAGASIEAIAMNDSSLGVTYLFVVGLEFILAFLVGALLFRESYSHGNLFGVSLIVAGIILLSAGEY from the coding sequence ATGTATTTAATAATGGTGTTAGTTGCTGCATTTGCTTATACCTTGGGTGGAATGTATATGAAACTTTCCAAGGGACTATCTGAACTCGTACCTAGTTTGCTAGTTTATTTCTTTTTAATTGCCGGGGCTAGTATTGAAGCCATAGCCATGAACGACTCTAGTTTAGGAGTCACCTATCTTTTCGTGGTTGGGTTAGAATTTATTTTGGCATTTTTAGTTGGAGCTTTACTTTTTCGCGAAAGCTATTCTCATGGCAACCTATTTGGTGTATCTTTGATTGTTGCCGGAATTATTCTTTTGAGTGCAGGAGAATACTAA
- a CDS encoding CsbD family protein has protein sequence MSIEKRVEAVAKNVEGKVQEAMSELTGDPKDKLEGQAKQEDAATMHAQEDVKDKAKDFIDKTF, from the coding sequence ATGAGCATCGAAAAAAGAGTTGAAGCAGTTGCTAAGAACGTTGAAGGCAAAGTTCAAGAAGCGATGAGCGAGCTGACAGGCGATCCCAAAGATAAGTTGGAAGGACAAGCAAAACAAGAGGATGCAGCCACAATGCACGCTCAAGAAGATGTTAAAGATAAAGCTAAAGATTTCATCGACAAAACTTTTTAA
- the dusB gene encoding tRNA dihydrouridine synthase DusB, whose product MVALSPSLQARLSTPLKIGSFEVNSRVLQSPLSGVTDLVFRRLVRRYAPESMMYTEMVNATGLHYVKELPKIMEVEPQEKPISIQLFDCRPDFLAEAAIKAVEEGADTVDINMGCPVNKITKNGGGSSLLRQPEVAEAIVRSVVQAVDVPVTVKTRIGWTDKEITILDFAKRMEDAGAQMITVHGRTRAQGYNGAAKWEWIARVKEVLSIPVIGNGDIFSVAAAVKCLEQTGADGVMCSRGTLGYPFLVGEVDYFLKTGRELPSPTPVELLQCAREHLQALWEYKGDRGVRQARKHMTWYAKGFNGAAELRGQLSVIESVTEGLELLDRAIEQLDRQLSVVS is encoded by the coding sequence ATGGTTGCCCTATCTCCTAGCTTGCAAGCTAGACTTTCAACACCTTTAAAAATCGGCTCGTTTGAAGTTAATAGTCGAGTCTTACAGTCACCGCTATCAGGTGTAACTGACTTGGTGTTTCGCCGCTTAGTGCGACGCTATGCTCCAGAGTCAATGATGTACACCGAAATGGTGAATGCTACCGGGCTGCACTACGTCAAAGAGCTACCTAAAATTATGGAGGTAGAACCGCAGGAAAAGCCAATTAGCATTCAATTATTTGACTGTCGCCCTGACTTTTTGGCAGAAGCAGCCATCAAAGCTGTGGAAGAGGGGGCAGATACAGTTGATATTAATATGGGTTGCCCGGTCAATAAAATTACCAAAAATGGTGGTGGTTCTTCGCTGTTGCGACAACCAGAAGTTGCGGAAGCGATTGTCCGTTCTGTGGTGCAAGCCGTCGATGTACCAGTGACGGTAAAAACTCGCATTGGTTGGACGGATAAAGAAATAACCATCCTAGACTTTGCCAAACGGATGGAAGATGCGGGGGCGCAAATGATTACCGTTCACGGACGTACCCGCGCCCAAGGCTACAATGGTGCGGCGAAGTGGGAATGGATTGCACGGGTTAAGGAAGTGCTGTCAATTCCCGTGATTGGCAATGGCGATATTTTTTCTGTAGCAGCAGCCGTGAAGTGTTTGGAACAGACAGGTGCAGATGGGGTGATGTGTTCGCGAGGGACGCTAGGCTATCCGTTTTTAGTTGGAGAAGTCGATTACTTTCTCAAGACAGGACGAGAATTACCGTCTCCTACACCAGTCGAACTCTTGCAATGTGCTAGAGAACATCTGCAAGCACTGTGGGAGTACAAGGGCGATCGCGGTGTGCGTCAAGCCCGCAAACATATGACATGGTACGCTAAAGGTTTTAACGGTGCAGCTGAATTACGCGGTCAACTCAGCGTTATCGAGTCTGTGACTGAGGGGTTAGAACTACTCGATCGCGCGATCGAACAACTCGATCGTCAGTTGTCAGTTGTTAGTTGA
- a CDS encoding chlorophyll a/b binding light-harvesting protein — protein sequence MIETASDRKAQYPWWAGNARLTNLSGTFLTAHIAHAAIVAFSIGALILLEISRYSPDRPMSEQGLFLLPRLATQGWSQVSGGQVTDTYPFFAFGVVLLVSAAVFTAGTLFHRWQVPASLEESKNPLARQYHFSWDNPKKLSFILGNHLIFLGIGALLLVAKAMFFGGLYDANIGQVRVVTDPTLNPGIIIDRIGHLFDVNNLEDVVGGHIYVGALLIVAGMWHVITEPWDWVKRRFLFSGNAILSYSLFSLALTGFAGSYFCGFNTLAYPVEFYGAPLSLKSSLLPHYFDPNQLEPTTRVWLANTYFYLSFFTLQGSLWHFGLASGYFEPVLQSWKAAFSEIRTANLTYQRAFNHQSQPNWNTFYESPQVELQPAFADQESAQKSLNYLYETSSNSVASTRTKLQPNHRQVLYQFNYPNDEGKTFYESSNGEKSKLEYPSPMPQNLYEATYQKQKSSKLYGG from the coding sequence ATGATCGAAACTGCAAGCGATCGCAAAGCCCAATATCCTTGGTGGGCTGGTAATGCGCGCCTAACTAATTTATCGGGCACATTTTTGACTGCTCATATTGCCCATGCTGCGATCGTAGCCTTTAGTATTGGTGCGCTGATACTGTTAGAAATTAGTCGATATTCTCCTGACCGTCCGATGTCAGAACAAGGGTTATTTCTCTTACCTCGACTGGCTACACAAGGATGGAGTCAGGTTTCTGGTGGTCAAGTGACTGACACTTATCCCTTTTTTGCTTTTGGAGTTGTACTGCTTGTTTCCGCCGCAGTTTTTACAGCAGGCACTCTATTTCACCGCTGGCAAGTTCCGGCAAGCTTAGAAGAGTCCAAAAATCCTCTAGCGCGGCAATATCATTTTAGTTGGGACAACCCTAAAAAATTGAGTTTTATTTTAGGAAACCACTTAATTTTCTTAGGAATAGGGGCTTTGTTGTTAGTAGCAAAAGCCATGTTTTTTGGCGGACTTTACGATGCTAATATCGGACAAGTGCGCGTCGTTACCGACCCAACTTTAAATCCTGGAATAATTATAGACCGCATCGGTCATCTATTTGATGTCAACAATCTCGAAGATGTTGTTGGCGGTCACATTTATGTTGGTGCGCTGTTAATTGTGGCAGGAATGTGGCATGTCATTACAGAACCGTGGGATTGGGTCAAACGACGTTTTCTCTTCTCTGGTAACGCCATTCTTTCTTACTCTCTATTTAGTCTTGCTTTGACAGGATTTGCTGGCTCTTACTTTTGCGGATTTAATACCCTCGCCTATCCAGTTGAGTTCTACGGTGCGCCCTTAAGCCTCAAATCGTCCTTATTACCCCACTACTTCGACCCAAATCAACTAGAACCTACAACTCGCGTTTGGTTGGCAAATACCTACTTTTACCTATCGTTCTTCACTCTTCAGGGTTCTCTCTGGCATTTTGGATTGGCATCTGGTTACTTTGAACCCGTTCTACAATCTTGGAAAGCAGCTTTCTCGGAAATTAGAACTGCAAATTTAACATATCAGCGAGCTTTCAACCACCAGTCTCAACCCAATTGGAATACATTCTATGAATCTCCTCAAGTTGAGCTTCAGCCAGCTTTTGCTGACCAAGAATCTGCTCAAAAATCTTTGAACTATCTCTACGAAACCTCTTCAAATTCAGTTGCATCCACAAGGACAAAATTACAGCCCAATCATCGACAAGTGCTTTACCAATTCAACTATCCCAACGACGAAGGAAAGACTTTTTACGAAAGTTCTAATGGGGAGAAATCAAAATTAGAATATCCCTCCCCCATGCCTCAGAATCTTTACGAGGCTACTTACCAAAAACAAAAATCTAGCAAGTTGTATGGGGGTTAA
- a CDS encoding allophycocyanin subunit beta → MQDTITSVINPADRQGKYLDTPELEKLRKYFQTGELRVKAAATISENASGIVSQAVANSLLYGDITCPGGNMYPTRRYAACIRDLTLFLRYATYAMLADDPSIIEERVLFGLKETFSTLGVPIQPTVQAVQAMKEVTTRLVGAEAGQEVGTHLDHICSGLSQ, encoded by the coding sequence ATGCAAGACACGATTACTTCTGTTATCAATCCTGCGGATCGACAAGGTAAATATCTCGACACACCTGAGTTGGAAAAGTTGAGAAAATATTTCCAAACAGGTGAATTGCGCGTGAAAGCAGCTGCTACTATCAGTGAAAATGCCTCTGGTATTGTCAGTCAAGCGGTGGCAAATTCGCTTTTATATGGAGATATCACCTGTCCTGGAGGTAATATGTATCCTACTCGTCGCTATGCAGCCTGCATTCGCGATCTAACCCTATTCTTGCGTTATGCTACCTACGCGATGTTAGCTGACGATCCTTCCATTATTGAAGAGCGGGTACTTTTTGGTTTGAAGGAAACTTTCAGTACTCTAGGTGTTCCGATTCAACCAACCGTGCAAGCGGTTCAAGCAATGAAGGAAGTCACGACTCGTCTAGTTGGTGCGGAAGCTGGGCAAGAAGTTGGGACGCATTTAGACCACATTTGTAGTGGTTTAAGTCAGTGA
- the apcD gene encoding allophycocyanin subunit alpha-B, protein MSLVAQVIAQSDEADRFLSRTELDKLQDFFKTGETRLKVAQILSQNEQKIVQEGSQRFWKVIPNTPSNSGDSKKTALCQRDQAWYLRLITYAVLAGNMKPLDDIGINGMREMYVSLGVPVSNIGSCMRSLKEVATGLMSREEADLVKPYFDYLIRAMY, encoded by the coding sequence ATGAGCCTTGTTGCCCAAGTTATAGCTCAGTCTGATGAAGCCGATCGCTTTCTTAGCCGCACGGAATTAGATAAACTACAAGATTTTTTTAAAACTGGAGAGACGCGACTTAAAGTAGCGCAAATCCTATCGCAAAACGAACAAAAAATTGTCCAAGAGGGTAGCCAAAGATTTTGGAAGGTGATACCGAATACTCCCAGCAATAGCGGCGATTCGAAGAAAACAGCCTTATGTCAAAGAGATCAAGCTTGGTATCTCCGACTTATTACATATGCCGTATTAGCTGGAAACATGAAGCCCTTAGATGATATCGGCATAAATGGAATGCGGGAAATGTATGTATCCCTGGGTGTTCCTGTCAGTAACATTGGCAGTTGTATGCGCTCTTTAAAAGAGGTAGCTACAGGTTTAATGAGTCGCGAAGAAGCCGATCTTGTCAAACCTTATTTCGATTACTTAATTCGAGCCATGTATTAG
- the gltX gene encoding glutamate--tRNA ligase has product MIRVRIAPSPTGNLHIGTARTAVFNWLFARHHGGQFILRVEDTDTERSRPEYTQNILDGLNWLGMHWDEGPIFQSDRIDIYKQRVQDLLDKGLAYRCYTTEAELEEMRAAQKARNEAPRYDNRHRNLTSEQEAAFTDEGRRPVIRFKIDDDREIVWHDLVRGEMRWRGSDLGGDMVIARRSEDASIGQPLYNFAVVVDDMDMNITHVIRGEDHIANTAKQILLYEAFGAAIPEFAHTPLILNMTGQKLSKRDGVTSISDFKKMGFVAEAIVNYMTLLGWSPPDSTQEIFTLEEAAKLFSFDRVNKAGAKFDWAKLDWINSQYLHHMPVDKLTDLLIPYWQEAGYEFDPVGDRPWLEKITALVGASLTRLPDAVDMCRLFFVKSVEFSQEATEQLKQAGADAVVQSIVTALDGTTELTAERTQEIVKQVMKEQNVKKGLVMRSLRAALTGDLHGPDLVESWLILHQKELDKKRLQEAIAK; this is encoded by the coding sequence ATGATTCGCGTTCGTATTGCTCCCAGTCCCACTGGTAACTTACACATCGGTACAGCAAGAACCGCAGTATTTAATTGGCTGTTCGCCCGCCATCACGGGGGACAGTTTATTTTACGGGTTGAGGACACGGATACGGAGCGATCGCGCCCTGAATATACTCAAAACATTCTCGACGGATTAAACTGGCTCGGTATGCACTGGGATGAAGGTCCCATATTTCAGTCAGATCGCATAGATATCTACAAGCAACGAGTACAAGACTTACTCGATAAAGGCTTGGCATATCGCTGTTATACCACCGAGGCAGAATTGGAAGAAATGCGGGCAGCGCAAAAAGCTAGAAATGAAGCACCCCGTTACGATAACCGCCACCGAAATTTAACCTCAGAACAAGAAGCAGCTTTTACAGATGAAGGTCGTCGTCCCGTAATTCGGTTTAAAATTGACGACGATCGCGAAATTGTCTGGCACGATCTGGTACGGGGAGAGATGCGCTGGCGGGGTAGTGACTTGGGCGGCGATATGGTGATTGCTCGTCGTTCGGAAGATGCTAGTATCGGTCAACCTCTGTATAACTTTGCTGTTGTCGTGGATGACATGGATATGAACATTACCCATGTGATTCGCGGTGAAGATCACATTGCCAATACAGCCAAACAAATTCTGCTTTACGAAGCTTTCGGCGCAGCCATACCAGAATTCGCCCATACGCCCTTAATTTTGAATATGACAGGGCAGAAACTTTCTAAGCGAGATGGGGTGACATCCATTTCTGACTTTAAAAAAATGGGTTTTGTGGCAGAGGCGATCGTCAATTACATGACATTATTAGGCTGGTCGCCACCCGATTCTACCCAAGAAATCTTTACTCTAGAGGAAGCGGCAAAGCTATTTAGTTTCGATCGGGTAAATAAGGCTGGGGCAAAATTTGACTGGGCAAAGCTGGATTGGATTAACAGTCAATACCTGCATCATATGCCTGTGGATAAGTTAACCGATCTGCTGATACCCTACTGGCAAGAAGCAGGATACGAGTTCGATCCGGTGGGAGATCGCCCTTGGTTGGAGAAAATTACAGCCCTTGTGGGCGCGAGTTTGACGCGGCTACCGGATGCTGTGGATATGTGTCGGTTATTCTTTGTCAAATCTGTAGAGTTCAGTCAGGAAGCAACCGAACAACTCAAGCAAGCGGGGGCTGATGCTGTGGTGCAAAGCATTGTCACTGCCCTGGATGGTACGACCGAATTAACCGCAGAGCGCACCCAGGAGATCGTTAAACAGGTGATGAAGGAGCAAAACGTCAAAAAAGGCTTGGTGATGCGATCGCTCCGGGCTGCCCTCACAGGCGACTTACACGGTCCCGATCTCGTTGAATCGTGGCTGATTTTGCACCAAAAAGAATTGGATAAAAAACGGTTGCAAGAGGCGATCGCGAAATAA
- a CDS encoding aldo/keto reductase: MQTTSQIYLPEMGCGTWAWGNRLLWGYDESMDDQLQAVFDLCVSNDVTLFDTGDSYGTGRLNGRSEKLLGQFAREYQGIEKENICIATKLAAYPWRLTRQSMIKAAKASAQRLGRNVDLVQMHWSTANYAPWQEWVLLDGLADLYEQGLVKGIGLSNYGSQRLKQVYKKLRDRGVPIATLQVQYSLLSTYPVTQLGIKDVCDELGIKLIAYSPLALGILTGKYTEKSSFPKGIRGVLFRQLLPGIRPLLGCLQEIASLRSKTMSQIAINWCMCKGTIPIPGAKTVAQAKENIGALGWRLDASEVIALDRAAASTDKKMVQNIFQTK; encoded by the coding sequence ATGCAAACTACCAGCCAAATTTACCTTCCAGAAATGGGCTGCGGTACGTGGGCATGGGGTAATCGCTTGCTCTGGGGCTACGATGAAAGCATGGACGACCAGTTACAAGCGGTTTTCGATCTCTGTGTCAGCAACGACGTAACTTTATTCGATACAGGCGATTCTTATGGTACTGGGCGCTTAAATGGACGCAGCGAGAAGTTGTTGGGACAATTTGCGAGAGAATATCAGGGAATTGAGAAAGAAAATATTTGTATTGCCACTAAACTAGCTGCTTATCCCTGGAGATTGACCCGTCAATCGATGATTAAGGCTGCCAAAGCTTCAGCGCAACGTTTGGGTAGAAATGTTGATTTGGTGCAAATGCATTGGTCTACAGCTAATTATGCCCCTTGGCAAGAGTGGGTATTATTGGATGGTCTTGCCGACTTGTACGAACAAGGGTTAGTTAAGGGAATCGGTTTATCAAATTATGGTTCTCAACGGCTGAAACAAGTCTATAAAAAGTTGCGCGATCGCGGCGTTCCGATCGCTACGCTACAAGTTCAGTATTCGTTGCTATCGACCTATCCTGTCACCCAATTAGGTATTAAAGATGTATGCGACGAATTGGGAATAAAATTAATTGCCTATAGCCCCTTGGCTTTGGGAATCTTGACTGGAAAGTATACTGAGAAAAGTTCATTTCCCAAAGGAATTCGCGGTGTATTATTTCGGCAGCTATTACCAGGAATTCGCCCCTTGCTAGGATGTTTGCAAGAGATTGCCAGTTTGAGAAGTAAAACTATGTCTCAAATTGCAATTAATTGGTGTATGTGTAAAGGAACTATTCCAATTCCTGGAGCGAAAACTGTAGCACAAGCGAAGGAGAATATTGGTGCTTTGGGTTGGCGATTGGATGCTAGTGAAGTTATCGCACTCGATCGCGCTGCGGCAAGTACGGATAAGAAAATGGTACAAAATATTTTTCAGACAAAATAG